The Agromyces marinus genome window below encodes:
- the mfd gene encoding transcription-repair coupling factor, translating to MILQGLNTALSRASTIDRALAEAERSADFSAPTGLDAPLLAALLERRIANGRPSVLFVVTATSREGESLRTSLAPYLDGAEILEFPAWETLPHERLSPSAETVGRRMHAIRRMAAWKADGPRHPLVVVASVRAALQPVADNLADLEPVELAVGGRGHDLSAIALRLVDLAYARVDMVSRRGEFAVRGGILDVFPPTADHPVRVDFFGDEVEELRAFSVADQRSLPEKVERVLLAPSRELLLTEPVRQRAREMVHEFPNLSGMLEKVSEGIPVEGMESLAPALLERLVPVTDYLPEGAAVAVVGPERVAGRAVSLAETNREFLAAAWGAATVGAAAPIDLAAGDFLTLRALRESVLFSAPGSPGTDRVWWTFSSFDQGDAAEAVGETAGGADAAYVRVAATSVPSFQGNVEGAVAHVGERLREGWSLVVAAAGHGLVERARDVLAEHGLAGRLVETVPDELEPGVAYLVQAQAAAGFEVPDARLGLIAEAEFYGRSAGYDSRQVKKLASRRRNVVDPLQLKAGDHVVHATHGIGRFVELVQREVAGARPTGPSRTAGIKPAPKTVREYVVLEYAASKRGQAGDRLYVPMDQLDLLSRYVGGESPSLSKMGGSDWAQAKSKARKAVRDIAVELVKLYSARMSAKGHAFGPDSPWQHELEEAFPYVETPDQVQTIDEVKADMERPIPMDRLLAGDVGFGKTEVAVRAAFKAIQDGKQVAMLVPTTLLVKQHFETFSERFAGFPVHVRALSRFQTDREARETIAGLADGTVDMVIGTHRILTEKVSFKDLGLMVIDEEQRFGVEHKDALKKLKTNVDILAMSATPIPRSLEMAVTGIREMSTLATPPEDRHPILTFVGPHSDQQVAAAIRREMLREGQVFFVHNRVSSINRVAAHLAELVPEARIAVAHGQLNEHMLEQIVVDFWERRFDVLVSTTIIETGLDISNANTIIIDRADKYGLSQLHQLRGRVGRGRERAYAYFLYDPAKPLSETAHDRLSTIAANNELGGGMQIALKDLEIRGAGNLLGAEQAGHIAGVGFDLYLRMIGEAVNAFRGDVAEGQTELRLELPVDAHIPDDYVDSERLRLEAYQKLSAASGPAAKDGAIDLVVEELVDRYGDLPEPVEHLVAVSRLRRKAQLAGLSDVIATGSKLRIAPAKLPDSRRVRLERMYPGAKLFPQNDVALVPFPTPGGEAPGDGDLIAWVSNLIGAIFPAEQPAEAVTG from the coding sequence GTGATCCTGCAGGGCTTGAACACGGCGCTCTCGCGCGCCTCCACGATCGACCGAGCCCTCGCCGAGGCCGAGCGCAGCGCCGACTTCTCGGCGCCGACCGGACTCGACGCGCCGCTGCTCGCAGCCCTGCTCGAACGCCGCATCGCGAACGGCCGTCCGTCGGTGCTCTTCGTCGTCACGGCGACCAGCCGCGAGGGCGAGTCGCTGCGCACGTCGCTGGCGCCGTACCTCGACGGCGCCGAGATCCTCGAGTTCCCCGCATGGGAGACGCTGCCGCACGAACGACTCAGCCCGAGTGCCGAGACCGTCGGGCGCCGCATGCACGCGATCCGGCGGATGGCCGCGTGGAAGGCCGACGGCCCGAGGCATCCGCTGGTCGTCGTCGCATCGGTGCGGGCCGCGCTCCAGCCCGTCGCCGACAACCTCGCCGACCTCGAGCCCGTCGAACTGGCCGTGGGCGGCCGCGGGCACGACCTCTCGGCGATCGCACTGCGCCTCGTCGACCTCGCCTACGCGCGCGTCGACATGGTCTCGCGCCGGGGCGAGTTCGCGGTGCGCGGCGGCATCCTCGATGTGTTCCCGCCCACGGCCGACCACCCCGTCCGCGTCGACTTCTTCGGCGACGAGGTCGAAGAGCTCCGCGCGTTCTCGGTCGCCGACCAGCGCTCGCTCCCCGAGAAGGTCGAACGCGTGCTCCTCGCACCGAGCCGCGAACTGCTGCTCACCGAGCCGGTGCGCCAGCGCGCCCGCGAGATGGTGCACGAGTTCCCGAACCTGTCGGGCATGCTCGAGAAGGTCTCCGAGGGAATCCCCGTCGAGGGCATGGAATCGCTCGCACCCGCACTGCTCGAGCGCCTCGTGCCCGTCACGGACTACCTCCCCGAGGGGGCCGCGGTCGCGGTCGTCGGGCCGGAACGGGTCGCGGGCCGAGCCGTGAGCCTCGCCGAGACCAACCGCGAGTTCCTCGCGGCCGCATGGGGTGCGGCGACCGTCGGTGCCGCAGCGCCCATCGACCTGGCCGCGGGCGACTTCCTCACCCTTCGGGCACTGCGGGAGTCGGTGCTGTTCAGCGCGCCCGGTTCGCCCGGGACCGACCGGGTGTGGTGGACCTTCTCCAGCTTCGACCAGGGCGATGCGGCCGAGGCCGTGGGCGAGACCGCGGGCGGGGCGGATGCCGCCTACGTGCGCGTCGCCGCGACGAGCGTGCCGAGCTTCCAGGGCAACGTCGAGGGCGCGGTCGCCCACGTCGGCGAACGACTGCGCGAGGGCTGGAGCCTCGTCGTCGCGGCCGCCGGCCACGGCCTCGTCGAACGCGCGCGCGACGTGCTCGCCGAGCACGGACTCGCGGGCCGCCTCGTCGAGACCGTTCCCGACGAGCTCGAGCCGGGCGTCGCCTACCTCGTGCAGGCGCAGGCCGCAGCGGGCTTCGAGGTGCCCGACGCCAGGCTCGGGCTCATCGCCGAGGCCGAGTTCTACGGTCGATCCGCCGGGTACGACTCGCGTCAGGTCAAGAAGCTCGCGAGCCGCCGCCGCAACGTCGTCGACCCGCTCCAGCTCAAGGCCGGCGACCACGTCGTGCACGCCACGCACGGCATCGGCCGCTTCGTCGAGCTCGTGCAGCGCGAGGTCGCCGGCGCGCGCCCGACCGGGCCCAGCCGCACGGCCGGGATCAAGCCGGCCCCCAAGACGGTGCGCGAGTACGTCGTGCTCGAGTACGCCGCGTCCAAGCGCGGGCAGGCCGGCGACCGGCTCTACGTGCCCATGGACCAGCTCGACCTGCTCAGCCGGTACGTCGGGGGCGAGTCGCCGAGCCTGTCCAAGATGGGCGGCAGCGACTGGGCGCAGGCGAAGTCGAAGGCGCGCAAGGCCGTGCGCGACATCGCGGTCGAGCTCGTCAAGCTCTACTCGGCGCGGATGTCGGCCAAGGGGCATGCCTTCGGGCCCGACTCGCCGTGGCAGCACGAGCTCGAGGAGGCCTTCCCCTACGTCGAGACCCCCGACCAGGTGCAGACCATTGACGAGGTCAAGGCCGACATGGAACGCCCGATCCCCATGGACCGCCTGCTCGCGGGCGACGTCGGATTCGGCAAGACCGAGGTCGCCGTCCGCGCCGCGTTCAAGGCCATCCAGGACGGCAAGCAGGTCGCGATGCTCGTGCCCACGACCCTGCTCGTCAAGCAGCACTTCGAGACGTTCTCGGAGCGGTTCGCGGGCTTCCCCGTCCACGTGCGGGCGCTCAGCCGGTTCCAGACCGACCGCGAGGCGCGCGAGACCATCGCCGGTCTCGCCGACGGCACCGTCGACATGGTCATCGGCACCCACCGGATCCTCACCGAGAAGGTCTCCTTCAAGGACCTGGGGCTCATGGTCATCGACGAGGAGCAGCGGTTCGGCGTCGAGCACAAGGATGCGCTGAAGAAGCTCAAGACCAACGTCGACATCCTCGCGATGAGCGCGACCCCGATCCCGCGCTCGCTCGAGATGGCCGTCACCGGCATCCGCGAGATGTCCACGCTCGCGACGCCGCCGGAGGACCGGCACCCCATCCTCACCTTCGTCGGGCCCCACTCCGACCAGCAGGTCGCCGCAGCGATCCGCCGCGAGATGCTGCGCGAGGGCCAGGTGTTCTTCGTGCACAACCGGGTCTCCTCGATCAACCGGGTCGCGGCGCACCTGGCTGAACTCGTGCCCGAGGCGCGCATCGCCGTCGCACACGGCCAGCTCAACGAGCACATGCTGGAGCAGATCGTCGTCGACTTCTGGGAGCGCAGGTTCGACGTGCTCGTCTCGACCACCATCATCGAGACCGGCCTCGACATCTCGAACGCGAACACGATCATCATCGACCGCGCCGACAAGTACGGGCTCAGCCAGCTGCACCAGCTGCGCGGGCGGGTCGGGCGCGGGCGCGAGCGCGCGTACGCGTACTTCCTCTACGACCCCGCGAAGCCGCTCTCCGAGACCGCGCACGACCGGCTCTCGACCATCGCCGCGAACAACGAGCTCGGCGGCGGCATGCAGATCGCCCTGAAGGACCTCGAGATCCGCGGCGCCGGCAACCTGCTCGGCGCAGAGCAGGCCGGGCACATCGCCGGCGTCGGATTCGACCTCTACCTGCGCATGATCGGCGAGGCGGTGAACGCGTTCCGCGGCGACGTCGCCGAGGGGCAGACCGAGCTCCGGCTCGAACTGCCCGTCGACGCGCACATCCCCGACGACTACGTCGACAGCGAGCGGCTGCGACTCGAGGCGTACCAGAAGCTCTCCGCCGCGAGCGGCCCCGCCGCGAAGGACGGCGCGATCGACCTGGTCGTCGAGGAACTCGTCGACCGGTACGGCGACCTGCCCGAACCCGTCGAGCATCTCGTCGCGGTCTCGCGCCTGCGGCGGAAGGCGCAGCTCGCCGGGCTCTCCGACGTCATCGCGACCGGGTCGAAACTGCGCATCGCGCCCGCGAAGCTGCCCGATTCGCGCCGCGTGCGGCTCGAGCGGATGTACCCGGGCGCGAAGCTGTTCCCGCAGAACGACGTCGCACTCGTGCCGTTCCCGACGCCCGGCGGCGAGGCGCCCGGCGACGGCGACCTCATCGCGTGGGTGTCGAACCTCATCGGTGCGATCTTCCCCGCCGAGCAGCCCGCGGAGGCCGTCACCGGCTGA